In the genome of Pempheris klunzingeri isolate RE-2024b chromosome 11, fPemKlu1.hap1, whole genome shotgun sequence, one region contains:
- the camk1gb gene encoding calcium/calmodulin-dependent protein kinase IGb, with translation MDVISDLTTGICKVPDKVICPDLGELLTGESEQSSSSAESQEIPVEAPANMGRQEPDYVWKKNTDDIREVFDIMEELGSGAFSEVYMVKEKKTGKMFAMKCVKKKQKRDLNLENEIAVLRRIKHENVVGMEDFYESRTHYYLVMELVSGGELFDRILDRGVYSEKDASSVIQQVLQAVSYLHQNGIVHRDLKPENILYYSQDEKSKVMISDFGLSKMIENDIMSTACGTPGYVAPEVLAQKPYSKAVDCWSIGVITYILLCGYPPFYEESETRLFSKIMKAQYEFDSPFWDAISESAKDFIRNMMQKNPDMRYSTDQALRHPWIIGKTARSQDIYYSVSVQIQKNFAKSKWKQAFNAAVAINHLRKLQQAHSELLLRQSSIPDIKVVDLCAPVKNCKRLEPDKLEPKVAEVNGKVQGAHMALPTSHVDLKSHCHPLKASQSQGSAHHAPTMAEQSKKAYHSQPANLNGYGKTCDGKPLQTGVCSVM, from the exons AAATCCCTGTCGAAGCGCCTGCAAACATGGGTCGCCAAGAGCCTGACTATGTGTGGAAGAAGAACACTGATGACATCCGGGAGGTTTTTGACATCATGGAGGAGTTGGGATC GGGGGCCTTCTCAGAGGTCTATAtggtgaaggagaagaagacgGGGAAGATGTTTGCCATGAAGTgtgtgaagaagaaacagaaaagggacCTCAATCTGGAGAATGAGATTGCTGTTTTGAGAAG AATCAAGCATGAGAATGTTGTGGGGATGGAGGATTTCTATGAAAGTCGAACCCACTACTACCTTGTCATGGAGCT TGTTTCAGGCGGTGAGCTGTTTGACCGCATCCTGGACCGGGGGGTGTACTCAGAGAAGGATGCCAGCAGCGTGATCCAGCAGGTGCTGCAGGCCGTTAGCTATCTGCACCAAAACGGCATCGTGCATCGTGACCTCAAG CCGGAGAACATCCTGTACTACAGCCAGGATGAGAAGTCCAAGGTCATGATCAGTGATTTTGGCCTCTCCAAGATGATTGAAAATGACATCATGTCAACAGCCTGTGGCACTCCAGGATATGTGG CTCCGGAAGTTTTGGCACAGAAGCCCTACAGCAAGGCAGTGGACTGCTGGTCTATTGGAGTTATCACCTACATCTT ACTTTGTGGGTATCCGCCTTTTTATGAAGAAAGTGAGACAAGACTGTTCTCCAAGATCATGAAGGCGCAGTATGAGTTTGACTCGCCCTTCTGGGATGCCATTTCTGAATCTG CTAAAGATTTCATCCGTAACATGATGCAGAAGAATCCAGACATGCGCTACTCCACCGACCAAGCCCTCAGGCATCCCTG GATTATAGGAAAGACGGCCCGGAGCCAGGACATCTACTATTCCGTCAGCGTTCAGATCCAAAAGAACTTCGCCAAGTCCAAATGGAAG CAAGCCTTCAACGCTGCTGTAGCCATCAACCACCTGAGGAAGCTGCAGCAGGCCCACTCAGAGCTGCTCCTGAGGCAGTCCAGCATCCCAGACATCAAGGTGGTCGACCTGTGCGCCCCGGTAAAAAACTGCAAACGGCTCGAGCCAGACAAACTTGAACCCAAGGTGGCGGAGGTCAACGGGAAGGTGCAAGGGGCACACATGGCCCTGCCCACGAGCCACGTTGACCTGAAGAGCCACTGCCACCCACTGAAGGCCAGTCAGAGTCAGGGCAGCGCACATCATGCGCCCACTATGGCTGAGCAAAGCAAGAAAGCCTACCACTCACAGCCCGCCAACCTCAACGG ataTGGGAAAACCTGTGATGGCAAGCCCTTGCAGACTGGAGTGTGCTCAGTCATGTGA
- the g0s2 gene encoding G0/G1 switch protein 2, whose product METIGEIIPFAKEMLTQRPSRSMLRIYMLGSTLAVLGVVGGLVETVLLPFVEQEGAEDAPAELIMVKKKEKKQVLKSHATMVLPEVVDVSETAVMETKAKHLVTAGQRSSANRLYAS is encoded by the coding sequence ATGGAAACCATTGGCGAGATCATTCCATTTGCAAAGGAGATGCTCACCCAGAGGCCCAGCCGCAGCATGCTGAGGATCTACATGCTCGGCTCCACTCTGGCAGTGCTCGGAGTGGTGGGTGGGCTGGTGGAAACAGTTCTCCTGCCATTTGTGGAGCAGGAGGGTGCAGAGGACGCACCAGCGGAGCTGATCATggtgaagaagaaggagaagaaacagGTGTTGAAGTCACATGCTACCATGGTTCTCCCTGAAGTTGTGGACGTGTCGGAGACAGCTGTGATGGAGACCAAGGCCAAACATCTGGTAACAGCTGGGCAGAGAAGTTCAGCCAACCGCTTATATGCTTCTTAA
- the taf8 gene encoding transcription initiation factor TFIID subunit 8 isoform X1, giving the protein MADPAVASGGSLNAGARGSGGKAATSPAENYHLARRRTLQVVVSALLTECGFESAEKAAVETLTEMMQSYITEIGRCAKAYCEHTARSIPTLSDTVVTLIEMGFNAETLPVYAKRSQRMVITAPPVTNPPVTPKALSAGQKRTHPAYIPSHFPEFPDPHTYIKTPTFREPVSDYQVVREKAASQRRDVERALTRFMAKTGETQSLFKDDITAFPLIAAQPTTIPYLSALLPSELELQTLEETDSSEQDDQTDSENTAGNVISDDPGADKENSMLPPSGVVPSAKASEDNVIDNPYLRPVKKPKVRRKK; this is encoded by the exons ATGGCGGACCCTGCGGTGGCTTCGGGAGGTTCACTGAATGCAGGAGCG CGGGGGAGTGGTGGTAAAGCAGCCACCAGCCCTGCAGAGAACTACCACCTGGCCCGACGACGCACCCTGCAGGTTGTTGTCAGTGCCCTCCTGACAGAGTGCGGCTTCGAGAGCGCAGAGAAGGCAGCAGTGGAGACGCTGACTGAGATGATGCAGAGCT ATATCACTGAAATAGGCCGGTGTGCTAAAGCTTATTGTGAACACACAGCGAGAAGCATCCCAACCCTGTCGGATACAGTGGTCACACTCATTGAAATGG GTTTTAATGCTGAAACCCTTCCTGTGTATGCCAAGAGATCCCAGAGGATGGTTATAACTGCCC ctCCGGTGACGAATCCCCCTGTGACTCCCAAAGCTCTGTCAGCAGGGCAGAAACGCACACATCCAGCTTACATCCCCAGCCACTTCCCAGAGTTCCCTGACCCTCACACCTACATCAAAACACCC ACGTTCAGAGAGCCTGTGTCAGACTACCAAGTGGTGAGAGAGAAGGCAGCGAGTCAGAGGAGAGACGTGGAGCGCGCACTCACACGCTTCATGGCCAAGACCGGAGAGACCCAGAGCCTCTTCAAAGACGACATCACCGCCTTCCCAC TGATCGCAGCACAACCGACCACCATCCCATATCTGAGCGCCCTCCTGCCCtcagagctggagctgcagacTCTGGAGGAGACGGACTCCTCTGAGCAGGACGACCAGACAGACAGCGAGAACACAGCAGGAAACGTCATCAGT GACGATCCAGGAGCTGACAAAGAGAACTCCATGCTTCCTCCGAGCGGCGTTGTTCCCTCCGCAAAGGCCAGCGAGGACAACGTGATCGACAACCCGTACCTCCGGCCGGTCAAGAAACCCAAAGTGAGGCGGAAGAAgtga
- the taf8 gene encoding transcription initiation factor TFIID subunit 8 isoform X2 → MPGLFLRKWWPSCAKQHRANEADITEIGRCAKAYCEHTARSIPTLSDTVVTLIEMGFNAETLPVYAKRSQRMVITAPPVTNPPVTPKALSAGQKRTHPAYIPSHFPEFPDPHTYIKTPTFREPVSDYQVVREKAASQRRDVERALTRFMAKTGETQSLFKDDITAFPLIAAQPTTIPYLSALLPSELELQTLEETDSSEQDDQTDSENTAGNVISDDPGADKENSMLPPSGVVPSAKASEDNVIDNPYLRPVKKPKVRRKK, encoded by the exons ATGCCAGGTCTGTTTTTGAGGAAGTGGTGGCCCAGCTGTgccaagcagcacagagcaaaTGAAGCAG ATATCACTGAAATAGGCCGGTGTGCTAAAGCTTATTGTGAACACACAGCGAGAAGCATCCCAACCCTGTCGGATACAGTGGTCACACTCATTGAAATGG GTTTTAATGCTGAAACCCTTCCTGTGTATGCCAAGAGATCCCAGAGGATGGTTATAACTGCCC ctCCGGTGACGAATCCCCCTGTGACTCCCAAAGCTCTGTCAGCAGGGCAGAAACGCACACATCCAGCTTACATCCCCAGCCACTTCCCAGAGTTCCCTGACCCTCACACCTACATCAAAACACCC ACGTTCAGAGAGCCTGTGTCAGACTACCAAGTGGTGAGAGAGAAGGCAGCGAGTCAGAGGAGAGACGTGGAGCGCGCACTCACACGCTTCATGGCCAAGACCGGAGAGACCCAGAGCCTCTTCAAAGACGACATCACCGCCTTCCCAC TGATCGCAGCACAACCGACCACCATCCCATATCTGAGCGCCCTCCTGCCCtcagagctggagctgcagacTCTGGAGGAGACGGACTCCTCTGAGCAGGACGACCAGACAGACAGCGAGAACACAGCAGGAAACGTCATCAGT GACGATCCAGGAGCTGACAAAGAGAACTCCATGCTTCCTCCGAGCGGCGTTGTTCCCTCCGCAAAGGCCAGCGAGGACAACGTGATCGACAACCCGTACCTCCGGCCGGTCAAGAAACCCAAAGTGAGGCGGAAGAAgtga
- the LOC139209791 gene encoding ciliary microtubule-associated protein 3 yields the protein MSAAPARRQVFGSSQERRLFPLHYAPDRLGNQMSRQEAPHVGPGCYDNHEVGTILYELQRTPTSSKGYGLSARTAARFPPCCKTATPSPQQYQQDQTWSRVLPPCKTPFNSTTQRFESMSRTAEDSPGPGTYDHNTVTAKKVSWQMCFGRPDWSRLPQLEKKSLRVKLTSEKEFLKHRSRVAYLSLYY from the exons AtgtcagcagctcctgctcgGAGGCAGGTCTTCGGCAGCTCTCAGGAGAGGAGGCTCTTTCCCCTCCATTACGCACCGGACCGGCTGGGAAACCAAATGTCACGACAGGAGGCGCCACATGTCGGCCCCGGCTGCTATGACAACCATGAG GTCGGCACCATCCTGTATGAGCTGCAGAGGACACCGACCAGCAGCAAAGGGTATGGGCTCTCTGCGAGGACTGCAGCCCGCTTTCCGCCCTGCTGCAAG ACAGCGACCCCCTCCCCGCAGCAGTACCAGCAGGATCAAACCTGGTCCAGAGTCCTCCCTCCTTGCAAAACACCTTTTAACTCAACCACACAGAGGTTTGAAAGCATGTCAAGGACAGCTGAGGACAGCCCAGg CCCTGGAACCTACGATCATAATACAGTGACGGCCAAGAAAGTGAGCTGGCAGATGTGCTTTGGGAGACCAGACTGGTCCAGACTGCCTCAGCTGGAGAAGAAGTCACTCCGGGTGAAG cttACCAGTGAAAAGGAGTTCCTGAAGCACAGGAGCAGAGTGGCCTACCTGAGTTTGTACTATTAA
- the atp6ap1b gene encoding V-type proton ATPase subunit S1b, with the protein MAGARCPSRVRLMAFLTLFFACFATASSTAQVPLLMWSTDGLPPLASPTAGHITPSDQFTAYLTSAFGSGPHTVLLFLQDKLSKDDFTVFGGVFGNKQDSAFQNLEAALRSSSSSVTLPALEWSGSSAIPALLQEKLGVSPLLVDADTLSHISINTADSNLLLVNLPYCTGLHKSCKEVLHDNDEVIGKVLNIMKDKNVPYTAIYTGLQPSQVISETSMSQPPAGRSLLQTVEPTVKAPIMFNETGGPCIMLWAQNLQVSVSETWVDLAAETPSLVGSRCNGNSSLLVLTYETGFTLSFAMSQRFYSVSARNWSTLDSVELQFSGLAASFIGSRNIYAPVEYSYHCQFVTSFQDNLLVPNNTNQNTSHWRLNFTDFQIQGFSLANGTNFSYANDCAGFFTPGIWMGLLTSLLMLFIFVYGLHMIMQLNTMDRFDDPKGPSISVPQLE; encoded by the exons ATGGCAGGAGCGAGGTGTCCGAGCAGAGTGCGGTTAATGGCTTTTTTGACGCTTTTCTTCGCCTGTTTCGCCACAGCAAGCTCCACCGCCCAAGTGCCACTTCTAATGTGGTCCACTGACGG CTTGCCACCACTGGCCTCACCTACAGCTGGTCACATCACACCCAGTGACCAGTTCACTGCCTACCTCACCTCTGCCTTTGGCTCTGGCCCCCACACTGTActgttgtttctgcaggacAAG TTAAGCAAAGATGACTTCACAGTCTTTGGTGGAGTGTTTGGGAACAAGCAGGATAGCGCCTTTCAAAACCTTGAG GCTGCGCTGCGATCTTCTTCCTCGTCAGTGACTCTTCCTGCTTTGGAGTGGTCGGGCTCCTCAGCCATCCCGGCTCTGCTGCAAGAGAAGCTCGGTGTCTCGCCTCTGCTTGTGGACGCAGACACTCTGTCACATATCAGCATCAACACAGCTGACAGCAATCTACTGCTTGTCAATCTCCCTTATTGTACTGG CTTGCACAAGTCTTGCAAAGAAGTTCTCCATGACAATG ATGAGGTTATTGGGAAAGTTCTGAACATcatgaaagacaaaaatgtcCCATACACTGCGATATACACAGGACTCCAGCCATCGCAA GTGATTTCAGAGACGTCCATGTCTCAGCCGCCTGCGGGCCGCTCTTTGCTCCAGACAGTTGAACCTACTGTCAAAGCACCCATCATGTTTAATGAAACCGGTGGCCCTTGCATAATGCTTTGGGCTCAGAACCTCCAAGTCAGCGTCTCAGAAACTTGGGTTGACCTTGCTGCTGAAACGCCTTCCTTGGTGGGATCCCGGTGCAACGGCAACAGCTCACT gCTTGTCCTCACTTATGAAACAGGTTTCACGCTAAG TTTTGCCATGAGTCAAAGGTTTTATAGTGTGTCTGCACGGAACTGGTCCACCCTGGACTCTGTGGAGCTGCAGTTTAGCGGTCTCGCCGCATCTTTCATTGGAAGCCGCAACATCTACGCCCCTGTAGAGTATTCCTACCACTGCCAGTTTGTCACCAGCTTCCAGGACAATCTGCTAGTGCCAAACAACACCAACCAAAACACGTCGCACTGGAGGCTCAATTTTACCGACTTCCAG ATTCAGGGCTTCAGTCTGGCCAACGGAACGAATTTCTCCTACGCCAATGACTGCGCAGGCTTCTTCACCCCGGGGATTTGGATGGGGCTGCTGACCTCACTGCTCATGCTGTTCATTTTCGTATACGGTCTGCACATGATCATGCAGCTGAACACCATGGATCGATTCGACGACCCCAAAGGACCATCGATTTCGGTGCCACAGTTGGAATGA
- the gdi1 gene encoding rab GDP dissociation inhibitor alpha: MDEEYDVIVLGTGLTECILSGIMSVNGKKVLHMDRNPYYGGESSSITPLEELYKRFTLPDTPPESMGRGRDWNVDLIPKFLMANGQLVKMLLYTEVTRYLDFKVVEGSFVYKGGKIYKVPSTETEALASNLMGMFEKRRFRKFLVFVANFDENDPKTFEGVDPKTTTMRDVYKKFDLGQDVIDFTGHALALYRTDDYLDVPCLDTVNRIKLYSESLARYGKSPYLYPLYGLGELPQGFARLSAIYGGTYMLNKPVDEIVMEGGHVVGVKSEGEVARCKQLICDPSYIPDRVRKAGQVIRVICILSHPIKNTNDANSCQIIIPQNQVNRNSDIYVCMISYAHNVAAQGKYIAIVSTTVETSEPEAEIEPALELLEPIDQKFVAISDLYEPTDDGTESQVFASRSYDATTHFETTCNDIKDIYKRMTGSDFDFENMKRKQNDVFGEDEQ, from the exons ATGGATGAGGAATATGATGTGATCGTTTTGGGCACCGGACTCACA GAATGCATTCTGTCCGGCATCATGTCTGTGAATGGGAAAAAGGTTCTGCACATGGACAGGAACCCCTACTATGGTGGCGAGAGCTCTTCCATCACCCCTCTGGAGGAG CTGTACAAGCGCTTCACTCTTCCAGATACTCCGCCCGAGTCGATGGGCAGAGGAAGGGACTGGAACGTTGACCTCATCCCCAAGTTTCTCATGGCCAATG GTCAGCTGGTGAAGATGCTGCTATACACAGAAGTGACACGATACCTGGACTTCAAAGTAGTGGAGGGAAGCTTTGTCTACAAAGGGGGAAAGATCTACAAGGTGCCGTCGACTGAGACTGAGGCACTAGCTTCAA ATCTGATGGGAATGTTTGAGAAGCGAAGGTTTAGGAAGTTCTTAGTCTTTGTGGCCAACTTCGATGAGAATGACCCCAAGACCTTCGAGGGCGTGGACCCCAAAACCACAACGATGAGGGACGTTTACAAGAAGTTCGACCTCGGCCAGGATGTCATTGACTTCACTGGCCACGCCCTGGCCCTCTACAGGACAGATGA ctaTCTTGATGTTCCCTGTTTGGACACGGTCAATCGCATCAAGCTGTACAGTGAATCGCTGGCCCGGTATGGGAAGAGCCCCTACCTCTACCCCCTGTATGGCCTGGGAGAGCTGCCGCAGGGATTCGCCAG ATTGAGTGCTATCTATGGAGGGACCTACATGCTGAACAAACCAGTGGATGAGATAGTGATGGAAGGTGGCCATGTGGTTGGAGTGAAGTCTGAGGGCGAG GTGGCTCGTTGTAAGCAGCTCATCTGCGACCCCAGCTACATCCCGGACCGCGTCCGCAAGGCGGGTCAGGTGATCCGTGTGATCTGCATCCTCAGCCACCCCATCAAAAACACTAATGACGCTAACTCCTGCCAGATCATCATCCCTCAGAATCAGGTTAACCGCAACTCAG ACATCTACGTGTGCATGATCTCCTATGCGCACAATGTGGCAGCCCAGGGGAAGTACATCGCCATCGTCAGCACCACAGTGGAAACCAGCGAGCCCGAGGCTGAGATCGAGCCggctctggagctgctggagcccATCGACCAAAA GTTTGTGGCTATTAGTGACCTTTATGAGCCCACGGATGATGGTACTGAGAGTCAG GTCTTTGCCTCAAGGTCCTACGATGCCACCACTCACTTCGAGACCACTTGCAACGACATCAAGGACATCTACAAACGCATGACCGGGAGCGACTTTGACTTTGAGAACATGAAACGCAAACAGAACGATGTGTTTGGGGAGGATGAGCAGTGA
- the itih6 gene encoding inter-alpha-trypsin inhibitor heavy chain H6, with the protein MDMMNFKVQCILVLFTFYVQEGLSKDYEADLGANILLQRIKRQNKPTRPALKVTDYHVRCSVVSRYAVTTVQSSVWNQLPITKEAAFEVDLPSSAFISNFTITSNGKVYVAQVKERAAARKIYDAAKKQGKTAGLVATKEREIERFRVAVSVPSGARMFFSLSYEELLPRRLGRYELSLGLRPGQPVQNLTLDVSITERTGISFIKVLPLKTSRLLSNTAQDDADAPASSHIERSTTCARVHYSPTLQQQTSISPKGLNADFTIQYDVNLRDLMGEVQVYDGYFVHYFAPRGLPVVPKDVIFVIDVSGSMIGTKIKQTKQAMGTILGDLREGDHFNIITFSDKVHTWKKGRTVRATRQNVRDAKDFVKRITAEGWTNINAALLSAAQLINPASSASSNHISFRRVPLVIFLTDGEATIGVTAGDTILNNAKKALGSASLFGLAFGDDADFLLLRRLALDNRGVARMVYEDADAALQLKGFYDEVASPLLSDIQLSYLDDQAFDITRSLFPNYFQGSELVVAGRVKPGVKDLKVSMSATDSKQRVKLDNDVLISPVKGNGSTNSLDCSGGLEGISNFVHRLWAYFTIKELLLAKLNTTDPATQRLLAEKATNLSLKYNFVTPFTSLVVVKPDADEAAPTPTTSKPTTAATITTTATTTATTKQTAAGAAKKPSSPSNPRPNKTKPGPPQPPPTTPQTKKISPSTFTAKTVVSPSKKATTTSSPSSVKTAPAPFSGKKPTPSQNESKTASPPPAGKIPTSLLNALKTVPPPAPGKVSTPQPSASKTATPPTTTTTTMLTFTTSTTPPLSSVRTDPVPLPGRSITPQPSTVRISLPPVKVAAPSTEADNSTTSAPDVPQPEINAPLPEPPAPLTSPAPAPAQTAEDNDTNSETDLTIATFVSATFAPMPGVTDGPRLWEAAGLLDVSTFIQRKDIDLVKDYDATYDYDYDLNYDAWDDTADTESFEPPSRLSTIRVFSSSVDGDPHFVVQLPKLRQNLCFTVDGRANDVLRLLEDPHRGIIVDGHLMGAPSKHGAEDRSRTYFDQLTISSATGSSGDIMITLSLDAVVVEGEGWDKLPISQQGSVTRQGVMVTVDNHRSCWIELAKDVRFLVLFHHYKHPSYLQMAHLGFYITDGRGLSASTQGLLGQFQHADMSVTALKNYLDGGAHKEAVLARGILRWGSERLPVTLQDKTLKDTVRKRHIGKCWVVPKAEIERLLGHPYESYVVDRV; encoded by the exons agaATAAAACGTCAGAACAAACCAACAAGACCAGCG CTAAAGGTGACAGACTACCATGTGAGGTGTTCAGTGGTGTCCCGCTATGCTGTCACCACAGTCCAGAGTTCAGTATGGAACCAGCTCCCCATCACCAAGGAGGCTGCCTTTGAGGTGGACCTGCCCTCGTCTGCTTTCATCTCCAACTTCACCAT CACCTCCAATGGCAAGGTGTATGTGGCCCAGGTGAAGGAAAGAGCTGCTGCCAGGAAAATTTACGATGCTGCTAAGAAGCAAGGAAAAACAGCCGGACTTGTCGCTACCAA agagagggagattgaGAGGTTCCGTGTGGCAGTGAGTGTGCCTTCAGGAGCTCGGATGTTCTTCTCCCTGTCCTATGAGGAGCTGTTGCCTCGTCGACTCGGCCGCTATGAGCTCAGTCTGGGTCTGAGGCCGGGACAGCCTGTGCAGAACCTTACCTTAGATGTCAGTATAACAGAGCGGACGGGCATCAGCTTCATCAAAGTCCTTCCTCTCAAGACCAGCAGACTGCTTTCCAACACTGCTCAGG ATGATGCAGACGCCCCTGCCTCCTCTCACATTGAGCGGAGCACCACCTGCGCTCGGGTTCACTACAGTCCCACTctacagcagcagaccagcatcTCCCCCAAAGGTCTGAACGCAGACTTCACCATTCAGTACGACGTGAACCTCAGAGACCTTATGGGTGAAGTCCAG GTGTATGATGGCTACTTTGTGCACTACTTTGCACCCAGAGGACTTCCTGTGGTTCCTAAGGATGTTATATTTGTCATTGATGTCAGTGGTTCAATGATAGGCACTAAGATAAAACAG ACCAAGCAGGCCATGGGTACCATTCTCGGGGACCTCAGAGAGGGCGACCACTTCAATATCATCACCTTCTCAGACAAGGTTCACACTTGGAAGAAAGGACGAACAGTGCGGGCAACTCGGCAGAATGTACGAGACGCCAAAGACTTTGTGAAGAGGATCACTGCAGAAGGAT GGACCAATATCAACGCAGCTCTGCTCTCAGCTGCCCAGCTCATCAACCCTGCATCTTCTGCCTCCTCTAACCACATCTCATTCCGTCGTGTCCCTCTGGTAATTTTTCTCACCGATGGGGAGGCAACTATTGGAGTGACAGCCGGCGACACCATCCTTAACAACGCCAAGAAGGCTTTGGGCTCCGCCTCTCTGTTTGGCCTTGCCTTTGGAGATGATGCAGACTTCCTCCTCCTGAGACGCCTGGCTCTGGATAACCGCGGCGTGGCCAGGATGGTGTACGAGGATGCAGACGCAGCGTTGCAGCTGAAGGGCTTCTATGATGAAGTAGCCAGCCCTTTGTTATCAGACATCCAACTGTCGTATCTGGATGATCAGGCGTTTGATATCACCCGCTCCCTGTTTCCAAACTACTTCCAAGGCTCCGAGTTGGTGGTGGCGGGGAGGGTCAAGCCAGGGGTCAAGGATCTGAAGGTGTCAATGTCCGCCACTGATTCAAAGCAACGTGTCAAGCTTGACAACGATGTGTTGATTTCCCCTGTGAAAGGGAACGGAAGTACCAATTCACTAGACTGTTCAGGAGGCTTAGAAGGAATCTCCAACTTTGTACACCGTCTCTGGGCGTATTTCACCatcaaagagctgctgctggctaAACTGAACACTACTGACCCTGCAACACAGAGGTTACTGGCAGAAAAGGCCACCAACCTTTCTCTCAAATATAACTTTGTAACACCATTCACCTCTTTAGTTGTAGTTAAGCCAGATGCAGATGAAGCAGCTCCAACTCCAACCACTTCAAAACCCACCACTGCAGCTACTATAACCACGACAGCAACGACTACTGCCACCACCAAACAgacagctgctggtgctgcaaaAAAGCCCAGCTCACCTTCTAACCCCAGGCCTAACAAGACAAAACCAGGCCCTCCTCAGCCACCCCCAACTACACCCCAAACTAAAAAAATCTCACCGTCAACTTTCACTGCAAAAACAGTGGTTTCACCGTCCAAGAAGGCCACAACGACCTCAAGCCCCAGCTCTGTCAAAACTGCCCCAGCACCGTTCTCCGGGAAAAAGCCCACTCCCTCCCAAAACGAATCCAAaactgcctctcctcctcctgctgggaAGATACCCACCTCTCTGCTCAATGCTCTAAAAACAGTGCCACCCCCTGCACCTGGAAAAGTCTCCACCCCCCAGCCCAGCGCTTCAAAAACAGCCACTCCCccaacaaccaccaccaccactatgTTAACATTCACCACCAGCACCACACCACCGCTCAGTTCAGTCAGAACTGACCCAGTACCCCTCCCCGGGAGATCCATCACTCCACAGCCCAGCACAGTGAGGATATCCCTCCCTCCTGTCAAAGTGGCTGCACCCTCCACAGAAGCAGACAACAGCACCACATCTGCTCCAGATGTTCCTCAGCCTGAAATCAACGCCCCTCTGCCCGAGCCGCCGGCCCCGCTGACCTCTCCCGCCCCGGCACCAGCTCAGACTGCAGAGGACAACGACACAAACTCAGAGACAGACCTGACCATCGCCACCTTTGTGTCGGCCACCTTTGCTCCCATGCCTGGTGTAACAGATGGGCCACGACTGTGGGAGGCAGCAGGGCTTCTGG ATGTCTCTACCTTCATTCAGAGAAAAG ATATTGACCTTGTGAAAG ACTATGATGCAACCTATGACTACGACTATGATCTCAACTATGATGCCT GGGATGATACTGCAGACACAGAGTCGTTTG AACCTCCGTCCAGACTGAGCACCATCCGGGTCTTCTCCTCATCAG TTGATGGAGATCCTCATTTTGTGGTTCAGCTGCCAAAGCTGCGTCAGAACCTGTGTTTCACAGTAGACGGCAGGGCTAATGATGTTCTCAGACTGTTAGAGGACCCACACAGAG GGATCATCGTCGATGGTCACCTAATGGGGGCTCCCTCCAAGCATGGTGCAGAGGACCGCTCTCGAACCTACTTCGACCAGCTCACCATTTCCTCAGCCACAGGCAGCTCTGGTGACATCATGATCACCCTCTCACTGGACGCTGTGGTGGTGGAAGGGGAAGGGTGGGACAAACTTCCCATCAGTCAGCAGGGGTCGGTGACGAGGCAGGGTGTGATGGTCACGGTTGACAACCATCGGAGCTGCTGGATCGAGCTGGCCAAGGATGTGCGGTTCCTGGTCCTGTTCCACCACTACAAACACCCCAGCTACCTGCAGATGGCTCACCTGGGTTTTTACATCACAGACGGTCGGGGGTTGTCTGCTTCAACCCAAGGCCTTCTGG GCCAGTTCCAGCACGCTGACATGAGTGTAACTGCGTTGAAGAATTATCTGGATGGAGGGGCTCACAAGGAGGCAGTTTTAGCCCGGGGGATCCTGAGGTGGGGATCAGAGCGCCTGCCAGTCACCCTGCAAGACAAGACGCTGAAAGACACGGTGCGGAAACGCCACATAGGCAAGTGCTGGGTGGTGCCCAaggcagagatagagagacTACTGGGTCATCCATACGAGAGCTACGTGGTGGATCGTGTGTAA